One Pseudonocardia abyssalis DNA segment encodes these proteins:
- a CDS encoding pentapeptide repeat-containing protein, whose protein sequence is MITQREAIRSSAIVTTRASILAALAGLGAVISIVINARNSQIAAETAEISAKSLAETSRSFRAAEVDRVRDITQRERQAEATLKLQSQMATDSALDAAHRRTTDLYAKSAEMIGSEKVTVRLAGLYSLERLAENSQDQRRTSLDVLCAYLRMSAPTGDFPAEEMLVRLAAQRIVVRHRRRVSPKDFWEHDQIDLTGAQLVGVSFAGIDLKFADLAGVDLRGSSLADAQLQSARLSDANLTGANMARADLSYANLERAKLDSASLEYADLSRSRLNGASLIGANLRSARMIHAQLNVGANLSEAILGGAIMTYARMSNANLEGAILGGAMLSSAKLGNARLTNADLTSAKLRGTVLNGADLTGATLDRADLSNADLRNANFNSVDLSRSVGLTLDSLSARQRSQASRLPPQ, encoded by the coding sequence GTGATAACGCAGCGAGAAGCGATTCGTTCGAGCGCAATCGTTACAACGCGCGCGAGCATTCTTGCGGCACTCGCGGGCCTTGGTGCAGTTATATCTATCGTAATAAATGCGCGGAACTCGCAGATTGCCGCCGAGACCGCCGAAATTTCTGCGAAATCATTGGCTGAGACCAGTCGCTCATTCCGGGCGGCCGAGGTGGACCGTGTACGAGACATCACTCAGCGCGAGCGGCAAGCTGAAGCGACACTCAAGCTTCAAAGCCAGATGGCTACAGATTCTGCACTCGACGCCGCCCATAGGCGGACTACCGACCTCTACGCCAAGTCTGCCGAGATGATCGGCTCAGAGAAGGTCACTGTTCGCCTAGCCGGGCTTTACTCGCTCGAACGCCTTGCCGAGAACTCGCAAGATCAGCGCCGCACGAGCCTGGATGTGCTGTGCGCATACTTGCGAATGAGTGCCCCAACTGGCGACTTCCCTGCCGAGGAAATGTTGGTTAGGCTCGCCGCTCAACGGATAGTTGTACGACATCGCCGTCGCGTGTCCCCGAAGGATTTCTGGGAGCACGATCAGATCGACCTGACCGGCGCGCAACTTGTTGGCGTATCGTTCGCTGGAATCGACTTGAAATTTGCCGATCTCGCAGGAGTTGACCTTCGTGGGTCGTCGTTAGCTGATGCACAGCTTCAATCAGCAAGGCTGTCCGATGCCAATCTTACTGGTGCCAATATGGCCCGAGCTGATCTCTCATATGCGAACCTGGAGAGGGCGAAGCTGGATAGTGCTTCGCTCGAGTACGCAGACCTTTCACGTTCTCGCCTCAACGGTGCATCACTGATTGGCGCAAATCTTCGCTCAGCGCGAATGATCCACGCTCAACTGAACGTGGGAGCCAATCTCTCGGAAGCTATTCTGGGAGGGGCCATCATGACCTACGCTCGCATGTCGAATGCCAACTTGGAAGGAGCCATTCTTGGTGGTGCAATGCTGTCAAGCGCTAAGCTGGGCAACGCTCGGCTGACCAACGCCGACCTCACGAGCGCGAAGCTGCGCGGGACAGTCCTTAATGGAGCTGATCTGACTGGAGCAACACTCGACCGCGCAGACTTGTCGAACGCAGACTTGCGGAATGCAAATTTCAACAGCGTCGATTTATCGCGCTCAGTTGGCCTCACGCTTGATTCCCTCTCGGCACGTCAGCGCTCTCAGGCAAGCCGTCTCCCGCCTCAATAG
- a CDS encoding DUF5710 domain-containing protein → MEQNHSSHRPAQSPPGRTYLDVPFTEKDAAKALGARWDPAARRWYDPSPPTAGLAPWAALSPVPDLLPGEDRSFGAGLFVDMVPRSCWFTNVRTCVSPQDWERIRRMITRRAGQRCEACGAVEDRSTARRLEAHERWAYDARAAVQALRRLICLCSDCHISTHLGYANVTGRADHALAHLRAVTGMTEAEISRHVQAAGDLWTSRSARQWSLDLSMLTDTGVSLARPEKAADRSAESERALRRQHEVGSAVAFRAASPFAGDAAHDQSTRTATIHDSMVNIPISSTGLAKQDRDEWMMARGQPEIL, encoded by the coding sequence ATGGAACAGAACCACTCGTCCCACCGGCCAGCGCAGTCGCCGCCCGGACGGACCTACCTGGACGTTCCCTTCACCGAGAAGGACGCCGCGAAGGCGCTAGGCGCACGCTGGGACCCAGCCGCGCGCCGCTGGTATGACCCGAGCCCGCCCACCGCCGGACTCGCCCCATGGGCCGCGCTGTCGCCGGTACCCGACCTGCTACCCGGAGAGGACCGCTCGTTCGGGGCCGGCCTGTTCGTCGACATGGTGCCGCGCTCGTGCTGGTTCACCAACGTCCGCACCTGCGTCTCCCCACAAGACTGGGAACGGATCCGGCGGATGATCACCCGGCGTGCCGGGCAACGGTGCGAAGCGTGTGGAGCGGTAGAAGACCGTTCCACGGCGCGCCGGCTGGAAGCACACGAGCGATGGGCCTACGACGCCCGGGCCGCCGTGCAGGCGCTGCGCCGGCTGATCTGCCTGTGCTCGGACTGCCACATATCCACCCACCTTGGGTACGCCAACGTCACCGGCCGCGCCGACCACGCCCTTGCCCACCTGCGCGCCGTCACCGGAATGACCGAGGCAGAGATCTCCCGCCACGTCCAGGCCGCCGGGGACCTGTGGACCAGTCGATCCGCGCGGCAATGGTCGCTAGACCTGAGCATGCTCACCGACACCGGTGTCTCACTCGCACGACCTGAGAAGGCAGCCGACCGATCTGCCGAGTCTGAGCGCGCTTTACGCAGGCAACACGAGGTGGGATCAGCAGTCGCCTTCCGCGCAGCATCGCCATTCGCCGGAGACGCCGCTCACGATCAGTCCACCAGGACAGCCACGATCCATGATTCGATGGTGAACATTCCGATCAGCAGCACTGGCCTAGCCAAGCAAGATCGGGATGAGTGGATGATGGCCAGAGGTCAGCCCGAGATTCTGTAA
- a CDS encoding IS256 family transposase, which translates to MLTVVPGAADADEPHRDGGSLIDELVREGARRMLAEALQAEVDDYIARHVGERDEHGRRLVVRNGTHQPREVLTSAGAVEVTVPRVNDRRTDPQTGERARFSSAILPPWCRKTPKITEVLPLLYLHGLSTSDFVPALGQFLGSTAGLSAPVITKLTETWKAEQRTFAARDLSRADYVYLWADGIHVNIRLEEHKLCLLVLIGVRADGRKELVALADGYRESTESWADLLRDAARRGMRAPVLAVGDGALGFWAALREVFPATREQRCWFHKIANVLGALPKSAHPGAKKALAEIWNAEDRRHALDAVKAFEAAYGAKFPKAVAKITDDVEVLLAVYDFPAEHWIHLRTTNPIESTFATVRHRTKITRGPGSRAAGLAMAFKLIEAAQDRWRAVNGPHLVALVRAGALFVNGKLVERPDDHHQPEAA; encoded by the coding sequence GTGCTCACCGTAGTTCCTGGAGCTGCCGACGCAGATGAACCCCACCGGGACGGCGGCTCGCTGATCGACGAGCTGGTCCGCGAGGGCGCCCGCCGGATGCTCGCCGAGGCTCTGCAGGCCGAGGTCGACGACTACATTGCCCGCCACGTCGGCGAGCGCGACGAGCACGGCCGCCGGCTGGTCGTGCGCAACGGCACCCACCAGCCCCGCGAGGTGCTCACCAGCGCCGGCGCGGTCGAGGTGACCGTGCCGCGGGTGAACGACCGGCGCACCGACCCGCAGACCGGGGAGCGGGCGCGGTTCTCCTCGGCGATCCTGCCGCCCTGGTGCCGCAAGACCCCGAAGATCACCGAAGTGCTGCCGCTGCTCTACCTGCACGGGCTCTCGACCAGCGACTTCGTGCCCGCCCTGGGCCAGTTCCTCGGCTCGACCGCCGGGCTCTCGGCGCCGGTGATCACGAAGCTGACCGAGACCTGGAAGGCCGAACAGCGCACCTTCGCCGCCCGCGACCTGTCCAGAGCCGACTACGTCTACCTGTGGGCCGACGGGATCCACGTCAACATCCGCCTCGAAGAACACAAGCTGTGCCTGCTCGTGCTGATCGGCGTCCGTGCTGACGGGCGCAAGGAGCTCGTCGCGCTGGCCGATGGCTACCGCGAGTCGACCGAGTCCTGGGCGGACCTGCTGCGCGATGCCGCCCGGCGAGGGATGCGCGCCCCGGTCCTCGCGGTCGGAGACGGCGCGCTGGGGTTCTGGGCCGCGCTGCGCGAGGTGTTCCCCGCGACCCGCGAGCAGCGCTGCTGGTTCCACAAGATCGCCAACGTGCTCGGCGCCCTCCCGAAATCCGCGCACCCGGGGGCGAAGAAGGCACTCGCGGAGATCTGGAACGCCGAAGACCGCCGCCACGCCCTCGACGCCGTGAAAGCATTCGAGGCCGCCTACGGGGCGAAATTCCCGAAGGCGGTCGCGAAGATCACCGACGATGTCGAGGTGCTGCTCGCGGTCTACGACTTCCCCGCCGAGCACTGGATCCACCTGCGCACCACGAACCCCATCGAGTCGACCTTCGCCACCGTCCGGCACCGCACGAAGATCACTCGCGGTCCCGGCTCGCGGGCAGCCGGGCTGGCGATGGCGTTCAAGCTCATCGAGGCCGCCCAGGACCGCTGGCGCGCCGTGAACGGCCCACACCTGGTCGCGCTCGTCCGCGCCGGCGCCCTGTTCGTCAACGGCAAGCTCGTCGAACGACCCGACGACCACCACCAACCGGAAGCCGCCTAA
- a CDS encoding thermonuclease family protein, whose product MGIGKFVVGGLAVLLIVGACNNADESESSQSPVASEASADDASGGGGSATGDQPTSTSGVGSSSVAEDAIGVVASVVDGDTLALADGRVVRVLGIDSCELITHSGLEARSDAQQLLRVGQTVSLRGELGVDRDVYRRHLRYVTTPDGRDFGSAMIGFEHTGVYEGGDASAAYTAQMRRLDDGPRDCTFLPPATSTAPTATVARPIPPADPAPAPRPAPRTAPEAAPVPEPREPDDANCHPSYTPCVPDGPDLDCGDIRKLVIVTGPDEFRLDGDDNDGRGCESYG is encoded by the coding sequence GTGGGAATAGGCAAGTTCGTGGTGGGCGGCTTGGCGGTCCTGCTCATAGTGGGTGCCTGCAACAACGCAGATGAGAGCGAGAGCAGTCAGAGCCCCGTCGCCTCCGAAGCATCGGCCGACGACGCATCCGGCGGCGGTGGATCAGCGACCGGCGACCAACCGACCTCGACGTCCGGAGTCGGCTCCTCGAGCGTCGCAGAGGACGCGATCGGCGTCGTCGCCTCCGTCGTCGACGGCGACACCCTTGCCTTGGCCGACGGCCGGGTCGTGCGCGTGCTGGGCATCGACTCCTGCGAGCTCATCACTCATTCCGGTTTGGAGGCGCGCTCGGACGCTCAGCAGCTGCTCCGTGTGGGACAGACCGTGTCGCTGCGTGGAGAGCTTGGGGTCGATCGCGACGTCTATCGACGCCACCTGCGCTACGTCACAACCCCCGACGGACGGGACTTCGGGAGCGCGATGATCGGGTTCGAGCACACCGGCGTCTATGAAGGCGGCGATGCGTCCGCGGCGTACACCGCGCAGATGAGACGCCTCGACGACGGCCCACGGGACTGCACCTTCCTTCCACCAGCCACGAGCACGGCGCCAACCGCCACCGTCGCGCGGCCCATCCCGCCTGCTGACCCTGCTCCAGCACCCCGGCCGGCGCCCCGCACCGCACCTGAAGCGGCCCCCGTGCCGGAGCCCCGAGAGCCGGACGATGCGAACTGCCACCCCAGCTACACACCGTGCGTACCGGATGGACCGGATCTCGATTGCGGGGACATTCGGAAGCTGGTGATCGTGACCGGGCCGGACGAGTTCAGGCTCGACGGCGACGACAACGACGGACGTGGCTGCGAGAGCTACGGATAG
- a CDS encoding thermonuclease family protein has translation MRRAINLGLITEETRARVQRLDRDRRQENVRFVVSEVSVGIGKVVLGAVAVLLVMGACNDAGKDGPALPAEASTASGIDQETGLGGSAADVAPASTSGVGSSAVADDETGVVASVIDGDTLSLTDGRTVRLLGIDSCETVTHSGRQARADAQRLLRVGQTVSLRSERGVDRDIYYRHLRYVSLPDGRDYGQAMIGFEHTGIYEGGDASTAYTAQLRRLDDGPRECRFLTPTTSAAPTTTTARPTPQADPVPAPRPAPRYSPEPAPPAPAPAPAPSQSTGSNCHPSYTPCVPDGPDLDCGDIRKLVIVTGPDEFRLDGDDNDGRGCESYG, from the coding sequence GTGCGCCGCGCGATCAATCTAGGACTGATCACCGAGGAAACCCGCGCGCGAGTGCAACGTCTCGACCGCGACCGACGACAGGAGAATGTCCGATTCGTCGTCAGTGAGGTCAGTGTGGGCATAGGCAAGGTCGTGCTGGGAGCTGTGGCGGTGCTGCTCGTGATGGGGGCCTGCAACGACGCAGGAAAGGACGGGCCCGCGCTTCCCGCCGAGGCGTCGACGGCATCAGGGATCGACCAGGAGACCGGCCTCGGCGGATCGGCTGCCGACGTCGCACCGGCGTCGACGTCCGGGGTGGGCTCGTCGGCAGTCGCCGACGACGAGACCGGTGTCGTCGCGTCAGTCATCGACGGCGACACCCTCTCCTTGACCGATGGCCGAACCGTGCGGTTGCTGGGCATCGACTCCTGCGAGACCGTCACCCACTCCGGGCGGCAGGCCCGGGCCGACGCCCAGAGGCTGTTGCGTGTGGGGCAGACCGTCAGCCTGCGCTCGGAACGAGGAGTCGACCGCGACATCTACTACCGCCACCTCCGCTACGTCTCGCTGCCCGACGGACGGGACTACGGGCAGGCGATGATCGGCTTCGAACACACGGGGATCTACGAGGGTGGAGACGCCTCCACGGCCTACACCGCGCAGCTGCGTCGCCTCGACGACGGGCCGCGGGAGTGCAGGTTCCTGACGCCGACCACGAGCGCAGCGCCGACCACCACCACTGCGCGGCCGACACCCCAGGCCGATCCGGTCCCGGCGCCGAGACCCGCCCCTCGGTACTCACCCGAGCCGGCTCCACCTGCACCTGCACCCGCGCCCGCACCCAGCCAGTCGACCGGCTCGAACTGCCATCCCAGCTACACACCCTGCGTGCCGGACGGACCGGACCTCGACTGCGGCGACATCCGAAAGCTGGTGATCGTCACCGGGCCGGACGAGTTCAGGCTCGACGGCGACGACAACGACGGGCGAGGGTGCGAGAGCTACGGCTGA
- a CDS encoding DUF2975 domain-containing protein gives MTTRRAVVPLGVLLGLLLLVVTVGQGAVVYQGWVELSSGESFDLSRPGWAMLAVTLLGLLCVQVVIVCTGKLLSMVARDSIFSDGALPWVDAIVRAIVAGWVLLLCAAVPVYVVAELDDAPGLAALHLVLVLVGAAVGLLMVVMRALLRQATTLRVDMEAVI, from the coding sequence ATGACGACACGTCGGGCCGTGGTGCCGCTGGGAGTTCTGCTCGGACTGCTGCTGCTCGTCGTGACGGTCGGCCAGGGTGCCGTGGTGTACCAGGGGTGGGTCGAGCTGAGTTCGGGGGAGTCCTTCGACCTGTCGCGGCCGGGCTGGGCGATGCTGGCGGTCACCCTGCTGGGCCTGTTGTGCGTGCAGGTGGTCATCGTCTGCACGGGGAAGCTGCTGTCGATGGTCGCCCGCGACAGCATCTTCAGCGACGGGGCGCTGCCGTGGGTGGACGCGATCGTCCGGGCGATCGTCGCCGGGTGGGTGCTGCTGCTGTGTGCGGCGGTGCCCGTCTACGTCGTCGCCGAGCTCGACGACGCCCCCGGCCTGGCCGCACTGCACCTGGTGCTCGTTCTCGTCGGAGCGGCCGTGGGGTTGCTGATGGTCGTCATGCGGGCGCTGCTGCGGCAGGCGACGACGCTGCGGGTCGACATGGAGGCGGTCATCTGA
- a CDS encoding helix-turn-helix domain-containing protein codes for MAIVVRIDVELAKRKMSVGEFAERIGLTPANVAVLKNGRAKAVRFSTLEAMCRVLDCQPGDLLEWVDDEHAASQGVGREARA; via the coding sequence ATGGCCATCGTCGTGCGCATCGACGTCGAGCTGGCGAAGCGGAAGATGAGCGTGGGCGAGTTCGCCGAGCGGATCGGACTCACCCCGGCGAACGTGGCCGTGCTGAAGAACGGCCGCGCGAAGGCGGTGCGCTTCAGCACGCTGGAGGCCATGTGTCGGGTGCTCGACTGTCAGCCCGGTGACCTGCTGGAGTGGGTCGACGACGAGCACGCCGCATCGCAGGGTGTCGGCCGCGAGGCTCGCGCATGA
- a CDS encoding class F sortase has translation MRLRPRHLVAGAAAALLLAGCGTPQPATPAPAPAAAPAATPAPAEGPTVLTESRPERVIIPALGVDSAMMDLGLQPDGTMEVPPDGTTAGWYSLSPTPGELGPAVLAAHVDWKGEPGVFYRLRDTEPGDEVRVRREDGTTAVFTVGRVEQYAKDSFPTDAVYGDVDAAELRMITCGGEFDDGTGNYEDNIVVYARLTGAA, from the coding sequence GTGCGTCTCCGACCCCGCCACCTGGTGGCGGGCGCAGCTGCTGCGCTCCTGCTGGCCGGCTGCGGCACCCCGCAGCCGGCCACCCCCGCGCCCGCGCCCGCGGCCGCACCGGCCGCCACCCCCGCACCGGCGGAGGGCCCGACGGTGCTGACCGAGTCCCGCCCGGAGCGCGTGATCATCCCGGCCCTGGGCGTCGACAGCGCGATGATGGACCTCGGCCTGCAACCCGACGGCACGATGGAGGTCCCACCCGACGGCACCACCGCCGGCTGGTACTCGCTGTCGCCCACCCCCGGCGAGCTCGGCCCTGCGGTGCTCGCCGCCCACGTCGACTGGAAGGGCGAGCCGGGCGTCTTCTACCGCCTGCGCGACACCGAACCCGGCGACGAGGTCCGGGTGCGGCGCGAGGACGGCACCACCGCCGTCTTCACCGTCGGCCGGGTCGAGCAGTACGCCAAGGACAGCTTCCCCACCGACGCCGTCTACGGCGACGTCGACGCCGCGGAGCTGCGCATGATCACCTGCGGCGGGGAGTTCGACGACGGGACGGGGAACTACGAGGACAACATCGTGGTCTACGCCCGGCTCACCGGCGCGGCCTGA
- a CDS encoding excalibur calcium-binding domain-containing protein codes for MRPRTFTVSLVAAAAVMLPLAGVAIAQPGDRDCADFSSQEEAQAALLPGDPERLDANGNGQACENYDYGSATPAETTDPVDEQPEETAAPTTAPVEADDSQVAVVPRGGVDTGDGTSGSEPAPFLIGGVLVVGAVAAAARRRAHTAR; via the coding sequence ATGCGCCCCCGTACCTTCACCGTGTCCCTCGTCGCGGCCGCCGCCGTGATGCTCCCGCTCGCCGGCGTGGCGATCGCCCAGCCCGGCGACCGCGACTGCGCGGACTTCTCCTCCCAGGAGGAGGCCCAGGCCGCCCTGCTCCCGGGCGACCCCGAGCGCCTCGACGCCAACGGCAACGGCCAGGCCTGCGAGAACTACGACTACGGCTCGGCCACCCCGGCGGAGACCACCGACCCGGTCGACGAGCAGCCCGAGGAGACCGCCGCGCCCACCACCGCACCGGTGGAGGCCGACGACTCCCAGGTCGCCGTCGTGCCCCGCGGCGGGGTCGACACCGGTGACGGCACCTCCGGCTCCGAGCCCGCCCCGTTCCTGATCGGCGGGGTGCTCGTGGTCGGTGCGGTCGCTGCGGCCGCGCGGCGCCGCGCGCACACCGCCCGCTGA
- the serA gene encoding phosphoglycerate dehydrogenase gives MKVLLLENIHPVAAEAFRAAGFEVDVRSGSLSEDELLDELPGVSLLGIRSNTKITSRVLEAGKDLLAVGCFCIGTNQVDLADAAERGIAVFNAPFSNTRSVVELVLGEILTLTRRLPEKTQRMHDGVWDKSAKGSHEVRGRTLGIVGYGNIGTQLSNVAEAVGLRVIFYDTADRLAHGNARRVPSLDALLAQADIVSLHVDGRPGNAGLFGADQFAKMKPGSVFINASRGMVVDDAVLREHILSGHLSGAAIDVFPIEPKAQGDAFESPLRGLDNVILTPHVGGSTQEAQEEIGHFVSTKLIGFAAAGATALSVNLPQVAPPTPAGAFRMGYLHTSRPGVLAGINQLLADTGVNVIGQSLSTSGEQGYVVTDTDAVVPEAALSDLLRSPQTIWLRSWRP, from the coding sequence GTGAAGGTGCTCCTCCTGGAAAACATCCACCCGGTCGCGGCCGAGGCGTTCCGCGCCGCGGGCTTCGAGGTCGACGTGCGCTCGGGCTCCCTGAGCGAGGACGAGCTGCTCGACGAGCTGCCGGGAGTGTCCCTGCTCGGGATCCGGTCCAACACGAAGATCACGTCCCGCGTGCTGGAGGCAGGCAAGGACCTGCTGGCCGTGGGGTGCTTCTGCATCGGCACCAACCAGGTCGACCTGGCCGACGCCGCCGAGCGCGGCATCGCGGTCTTCAACGCGCCGTTCTCCAACACGCGCAGCGTCGTCGAGCTGGTCCTCGGCGAGATCCTCACGCTGACGCGCCGGCTGCCGGAGAAGACCCAGCGGATGCACGACGGCGTGTGGGACAAGTCGGCCAAGGGCAGCCACGAGGTCCGCGGCCGGACGCTGGGCATCGTCGGCTACGGCAACATCGGCACGCAGCTCTCGAACGTCGCGGAGGCCGTCGGGCTGCGGGTGATCTTCTACGACACCGCCGACCGCCTGGCCCACGGCAACGCCCGCCGCGTCCCCTCGCTCGACGCCCTGCTCGCCCAGGCCGACATCGTGAGCCTGCACGTCGACGGCAGGCCCGGCAACGCCGGCCTCTTCGGCGCCGACCAGTTCGCGAAGATGAAGCCGGGCTCGGTGTTCATCAACGCCTCGCGCGGGATGGTCGTCGACGACGCCGTGCTGCGCGAGCACATCCTGTCCGGCCACCTCTCGGGCGCGGCGATCGACGTCTTCCCGATCGAGCCCAAGGCCCAGGGCGACGCCTTCGAGTCACCGCTGCGCGGCCTCGACAACGTCATCCTCACCCCGCACGTCGGTGGCTCGACGCAGGAGGCGCAGGAGGAGATCGGCCACTTCGTCTCCACCAAGCTGATCGGCTTCGCCGCGGCCGGCGCCACCGCCCTGTCCGTCAACCTCCCACAGGTCGCCCCGCCGACGCCGGCCGGCGCGTTCCGGATGGGCTACCTGCACACCAGTCGCCCCGGTGTCCTCGCCGGCATCAACCAGCTGCTCGCCGACACCGGCGTCAACGTCATCGGGCAATCGCTGTCGACGAGCGGGGAGCAGGGTTACGTCGTCACCGACACCGACGCCGTGGTGCCCGAGGCCGCCCTGTCCGACCTGCTCCGGTCGCCGCAGACCATCTGGCTGAGGTCCTGGCGACCGTAA
- a CDS encoding FAD:protein FMN transferase produces the protein MIRHVEHVMGMPISVALRGRHAADARGAAAWADALSVLRGADRVFSTYRPCSVISRLGRGEIALADCPPEVAEVLGIGDAARRASDGAFDVHRPDGTLDPSGVVKGWAAERAAVHLGALPDTDFCLSAGGDIVCRTLDADAAPWRIGVEDPHAPGRIAAVVPLHTGAVATSGAARRGNHIVDGRTGRPPEGIASVTVVGDSLTVVDVDATAAFALGAQGESWLAGRGHRAVFVVPV, from the coding sequence GTGATCCGGCACGTCGAGCACGTCATGGGGATGCCGATCAGCGTCGCGCTGCGCGGCCGGCACGCCGCCGACGCCCGTGGGGCCGCGGCCTGGGCCGACGCGCTGAGCGTGCTACGCGGCGCCGACCGGGTCTTCAGCACCTACCGGCCCTGCTCGGTGATCTCCCGGCTCGGACGCGGCGAGATCGCGCTCGCCGACTGCCCGCCGGAGGTCGCCGAGGTGCTCGGGATCGGGGACGCCGCGCGCCGGGCGTCGGACGGGGCGTTCGACGTCCACCGCCCCGACGGCACCCTCGACCCGTCCGGGGTCGTGAAGGGCTGGGCCGCGGAACGCGCGGCGGTGCACCTGGGCGCCCTGCCGGACACCGACTTCTGCCTGTCCGCGGGCGGCGACATCGTCTGTCGCACCCTCGACGCGGACGCCGCGCCGTGGCGGATCGGCGTCGAGGACCCGCACGCCCCGGGCCGGATCGCGGCGGTCGTCCCGTTGCACACCGGCGCCGTCGCCACGTCCGGGGCGGCACGGCGGGGGAACCACATCGTCGACGGGCGCACGGGGCGGCCGCCGGAGGGGATCGCGTCGGTCACGGTCGTCGGCGACTCGTTGACCGTCGTCGACGTCGACGCGACGGCGGCGTTCGCCCTCGGAGCGCAGGGCGAGAGCTGGCTGGCCGGGCGCGGGCACCGGGCCGTGTTCGTCGTGCCGGTCTAG
- a CDS encoding FMN-binding protein produces the protein MRRVSAWFLSTIAIVTLLFGYRTSTSGPDLAVAVAAAPSTTSPSPTSPSPASPSATSSGTVTGSVAQTRWGPVQVQLTVADGVITAVDVVQYPQGNDKDQRINARALPVLVQETLGAQSADVDMVSGATVTSEGYLESLQSAIDQAGLA, from the coding sequence GTGCGACGCGTCAGCGCGTGGTTCCTCAGCACGATCGCGATCGTGACGTTGCTGTTCGGCTACCGGACCTCGACGTCCGGCCCTGACCTCGCCGTGGCCGTCGCGGCGGCCCCGTCGACCACGTCCCCGTCCCCCACGTCCCCGTCCCCCGCGTCCCCGTCCGCGACGTCGTCCGGCACCGTCACCGGCTCGGTGGCGCAGACCCGGTGGGGCCCGGTCCAGGTGCAGCTGACCGTGGCCGACGGCGTGATCACCGCGGTCGACGTCGTGCAGTACCCGCAGGGCAACGACAAGGACCAGCGGATCAACGCCCGTGCGCTGCCGGTGCTGGTGCAGGAGACGCTGGGCGCGCAGAGTGCCGACGTCGACATGGTCAGCGGGGCGACCGTCACCTCCGAGGGCTACCTCGAGTCGCTGCAGAGCGCCATCGACCAGGCGGGCCTGGCGTGA